The following proteins are encoded in a genomic region of Cervus elaphus chromosome 15, mCerEla1.1, whole genome shotgun sequence:
- the LOC122709085 gene encoding ADP-ribosylation factor-like protein 2-binding protein, translating to MDTLEEESFALFFSSASDAEFDAVVGYLEDIIMDDEFQLLQRNFMDKYYQEFEDTEENKLTYTPIFNEYISLGEKYIEEQLLERIPGFNMAAFTTTLQHHKDEVAGDIFDMLLTFTDFLAFKDMFLDYRAEKEGRGLDLSSGLVVTSLCKSSSVPASQNNLRP from the coding sequence atgGACACCCTAGAAGAAGAGAGCTTCGCGCTGTTCTTCTCTTCCGCCTCTGATGCAGAATTTGATGCTGTGGTTGGATATTTAGAGGACATTATCATGGATGATGAGTTCCAGTTATTACAGAGGAATTTCATGGACAAGTACTACCAGGAGTTTGAAGACACGGAAGAGAATAAGCTTACCTACACAcctatttttaatgaatatatttctttGGGAGAAAAGTATATAGAAGAACAGCTGTTGGAGCGGATTCCTGGATTTAACATGGCGGCTTTCACTACAACTTTACAGCACCATAAAGATGAAGTGGCCGGTGACATTTTTGACATGCTACTCACATTTACGGATTTTCTGGCTTTTAAAGATATGTTTCTGGACTACCGAGCAGAAAAAGAAGGCCGGGGACTGGACTTGAGCAGTGGTTTAGTGGTGACGTCACTGTGCAAATCATCTTCTGTGCCAGCCTCCCAGAACAATCTTCGGCCCTAG